From Calothrix sp. PCC 6303, a single genomic window includes:
- the pruA gene encoding L-glutamate gamma-semialdehyde dehydrogenase, giving the protein MVLEAKINTYEAKTQEIAKQLLAATQDNRSFLANLRDQMRLDDKLLDWAMSNPGLRVQLFRFIDALPALRSKPEIAAHLQEYLGDESVELPAALKGMLNFASPDSVPGQVAATTVSTATETLAHKYISGENIKQVLKTIERLRKDKMAFTVDLLGEAVITETEAQSYLDRYIDLMQQLSEAAKNWSTVSLIDEADGQPIPKVQVSVKLTAFYSQFDPLDAIGSEIKVSDRIRILLRRAKELGAAVHFDMEQYAYKDLTFSILKKILLEDEFIQRTDIGMTVQAYLRDSAKDARDLIDWAKKRGNPISIRLVKGAYWDQETIKAQQKHWSQPVYNDKVATDANFETITQLLLENHQYIYAAIGSHNVRSQAHAIAIAETLAVPRRSFEMQVLYGMGDKLAKALVSKGYRVRVYCPYGDLLPGMAYLIRRLLENTANSSFLRQNLENRPIEELLAAPNPQGDSTYHPSTTGFPGAVDTDFAEAAKRQESGDAFKQVRQQLGKTYLPLINGEYVETAEIIDSVNPSNFSEVIGKIGQISVEQAETAMKAAKTAFLKWRKTPVRERAGVLRKAAEIMEQRRAELCAWIVLEVGKPVREADGEVSEAIDFCRYYADEMERLDEGYNYDIAGETNRYTYQPRGIVVVISPWNFPYAIACGMVVAGLVTGNSTLLKPAETSSVIAAKLTEILVAAGIPQGVFQYVPGRGSVVGSYLVNHPETHVIAFTGSQEVGCKIYADAAILKPGQKHMKRVIAEMGGKNGIIVDESADLDQAVLGTVQSAFGYSGQKCSACSRVIVVESVYETFVERFVEATKSLNIGFAESPSTQVGPVIDGKSQSRIREYIEKGKAEAKIALEMPAPENGYYVGPVIFRDVPADGIIAQQEIFGPVVAVIKAKNFQEALEIANSTNYALTGGLYSRTPSHIQQAQAEFEVGNLYINRTITGAIVSRQPFGGFKLSGVGSKAGGPDYLLQFLEPKTITENIQRQGFAPIEGAE; this is encoded by the coding sequence GTGGTATTAGAAGCAAAAATCAACACTTACGAAGCCAAAACCCAGGAGATAGCTAAACAACTTCTTGCAGCTACCCAGGACAATCGCTCATTTTTGGCGAATTTACGCGATCAGATGCGCTTGGATGATAAATTGCTAGATTGGGCAATGAGTAATCCTGGTTTGCGTGTTCAGCTATTTAGGTTTATTGATGCTTTGCCTGCACTACGCAGTAAACCGGAAATTGCCGCACATCTTCAGGAATATCTGGGGGATGAGTCGGTGGAGTTGCCTGCTGCTTTGAAGGGGATGCTAAATTTTGCAAGTCCTGATTCGGTACCAGGACAGGTTGCCGCAACTACAGTATCCACAGCCACAGAAACTCTAGCACACAAATATATTTCCGGGGAAAATATTAAGCAGGTATTAAAGACAATTGAACGGTTGCGGAAGGATAAAATGGCTTTCACCGTAGATTTACTAGGTGAGGCTGTAATTACAGAAACTGAAGCCCAATCTTATTTAGATCGTTATATAGACTTGATGCAGCAGTTGAGTGAGGCTGCAAAAAACTGGTCTACAGTATCATTAATTGATGAGGCAGATGGACAGCCGATACCCAAGGTTCAGGTTTCCGTAAAACTGACGGCATTTTATTCCCAGTTTGATCCTTTGGACGCAATTGGGAGCGAAATCAAAGTCAGCGATCGCATTCGTATTCTACTACGCCGTGCGAAGGAGTTGGGTGCTGCTGTCCATTTTGATATGGAACAATATGCCTATAAGGATTTAACTTTTAGTATCCTGAAAAAAATCCTGTTGGAGGATGAATTTATTCAGCGTACCGATATTGGGATGACTGTACAAGCTTATCTGCGTGATAGTGCAAAAGATGCACGGGATTTAATCGATTGGGCAAAAAAACGCGGCAATCCCATTTCTATCCGCTTGGTAAAAGGTGCATATTGGGATCAAGAAACCATCAAAGCACAGCAAAAACATTGGAGTCAACCTGTTTACAACGATAAGGTTGCCACTGATGCCAACTTTGAGACCATTACCCAACTATTATTAGAAAATCATCAATATATATATGCTGCCATCGGTAGTCATAATGTTAGATCCCAAGCACATGCGATCGCAATCGCGGAAACTTTGGCTGTTCCTCGTCGGAGTTTTGAGATGCAGGTTCTCTACGGGATGGGGGATAAGTTAGCGAAAGCCTTGGTAAGTAAAGGTTATCGGGTGCGGGTATATTGTCCTTACGGGGATTTATTACCGGGGATGGCTTATCTGATTCGCCGTTTGTTGGAAAATACCGCCAATAGTTCCTTTTTACGGCAAAATTTGGAAAATCGTCCAATTGAGGAACTGCTTGCAGCACCAAACCCCCAAGGAGATTCCACATATCACCCTTCCACAACAGGTTTCCCTGGTGCGGTAGATACCGACTTTGCCGAAGCAGCAAAACGTCAAGAGTCAGGAGATGCATTTAAACAGGTACGTCAGCAACTTGGTAAAACCTATCTTCCCCTAATTAATGGGGAATACGTGGAAACCGCCGAAATTATCGACTCAGTGAACCCCTCCAACTTCAGCGAAGTGATCGGCAAAATTGGACAAATTTCCGTCGAACAAGCGGAAACAGCCATGAAAGCCGCAAAAACTGCCTTTTTAAAGTGGCGAAAAACACCCGTGAGAGAACGTGCCGGGGTGTTACGGAAAGCCGCCGAAATCATGGAACAACGCCGTGCTGAACTTTGCGCCTGGATAGTCCTGGAGGTCGGTAAACCCGTGCGGGAGGCTGATGGTGAAGTTTCTGAAGCTATCGACTTTTGTCGCTACTACGCCGATGAAATGGAGCGATTAGACGAAGGTTACAATTATGACATTGCCGGAGAAACCAACCGTTACACCTATCAACCTCGCGGCATAGTAGTGGTGATTTCACCGTGGAATTTCCCTTATGCGATCGCATGTGGGATGGTAGTGGCAGGATTGGTGACTGGTAACTCCACCCTCCTCAAACCAGCGGAAACATCCTCAGTAATTGCGGCAAAACTAACGGAAATTTTGGTAGCAGCGGGGATTCCCCAAGGTGTATTCCAATATGTTCCTGGTAGAGGTTCGGTAGTTGGTTCTTACTTAGTTAATCATCCCGAAACTCATGTGATTGCTTTTACTGGTTCTCAAGAAGTCGGCTGTAAGATTTACGCAGATGCCGCCATCTTGAAACCTGGTCAGAAACACATGAAACGGGTTATTGCCGAGATGGGTGGGAAAAACGGCATCATCGTCGATGAAAGTGCCGATTTAGACCAAGCAGTATTGGGTACAGTACAATCAGCATTTGGTTACAGCGGACAAAAATGTTCTGCATGTTCCCGCGTCATTGTGGTGGAATCGGTATATGAAACCTTCGTAGAACGATTTGTAGAAGCCACAAAATCCCTAAATATCGGCTTTGCCGAGTCACCTAGTACCCAAGTTGGACCCGTCATTGATGGTAAATCCCAATCCCGCATCCGCGAATATATCGAAAAAGGGAAAGCAGAAGCAAAAATCGCTTTGGAAATGCCTGCACCCGAAAACGGCTACTATGTTGGACCCGTCATATTTAGGGATGTCCCCGCAGATGGAATTATTGCCCAGCAGGAAATTTTCGGTCCTGTGGTTGCCGTCATCAAAGCGAAGAACTTCCAGGAAGCTTTGGAAATTGCCAACAGCACAAACTACGCTTTAACAGGTGGATTATATTCCCGCACCCCCTCCCACATCCAACAAGCACAGGCAGAATTTGAAGTGGGCAACCTGTACATTAACCGCACAATTACCGGGGCAATTGTATCCCGTCAACCCTTCGGTGGTTTCAAACTATCGGGAGTTGGCTCTAAAGCTGGAGGTCCCGACTACCTACTACAATTTTTGGAACCAAAAACAATCACAGAAAATATCCAACGTCAAGGTTTTGCGCCAATTGAAGGGGCTGAGTAA
- the thrS gene encoding threonine--tRNA ligase: MVSFLNQSNQSLNQQDNDKLQRIRHTCAHIMAMAVQKLYPGTKVAIGPVTEAGFFYDFDSAVSFTPDNLPKITKEMRRIIKANLPIIQEVVNREEIKAEIIALGEPYKLEILDSIPEVEVITRYFIGSPDVGKLTNTDVQIEPSLLEPVIIPPKIYWWDLCAGPHVNFTGEVNPDAFALESIAGAYWRGDETKPMLQRIYGTAWETPEQLQTYLKQKEEALKRDHRKLGQELKLFSIQDSAGGGLVFWHPRGAKIRYIIEDYWRKAHLESGYELLYTPHVANLDLWKTSGHFDFYKESMFDSMEVENQAYQIKPMNCPFHVLTYKDELHSYRELPLRWAELGTVYRYERSGALHGLMRVRGFTQDDAHVFCLPDQISDEILRVLNLIQQILSDFGFKDYEVNLSTRPEKSVGEDEVWELATDALIEALNTKGWNYIVDEGGGAFYGPKIDIKIKDAIGRLWQCSTIQVDFNLPERFDLEYVAADGIRKRPIMIHRAIFGSLERFFGILIENYAGDFPLWLAPVQVRLLPVSEEARDYALSVVNTLKQAGFRAEIDQSGDRLGKIIRTAELEKIPVVAVIGKKEIETQTLSVRSRMAGDLGTINLAELQQKMQQVIESKNSF; encoded by the coding sequence ATGGTCAGTTTCTTAAACCAGTCCAACCAAAGCTTGAACCAACAGGATAACGACAAATTGCAACGAATTCGCCACACCTGCGCCCATATTATGGCGATGGCAGTGCAAAAGCTGTATCCGGGGACAAAAGTTGCGATAGGTCCGGTAACGGAAGCAGGTTTTTTCTACGATTTTGATAGTGCTGTTAGCTTTACCCCCGATAATTTGCCCAAAATTACCAAGGAAATGCGGCGAATTATTAAAGCTAACTTGCCAATTATTCAGGAAGTAGTAAATAGAGAAGAAATTAAAGCCGAGATTATCGCGTTGGGAGAACCTTATAAATTAGAAATTCTCGACAGCATTCCTGAAGTAGAAGTCATCACCCGCTACTTTATTGGCAGTCCTGATGTTGGCAAATTAACAAATACTGATGTTCAAATAGAACCCTCTTTGTTAGAACCTGTGATTATTCCTCCCAAAATTTACTGGTGGGATTTGTGCGCTGGTCCCCATGTCAATTTTACAGGTGAAGTTAATCCAGATGCTTTTGCATTAGAAAGTATTGCTGGTGCTTATTGGCGTGGTGATGAGACTAAACCCATGCTGCAACGCATCTATGGAACTGCTTGGGAAACTCCAGAACAATTACAAACATACCTCAAGCAAAAAGAAGAAGCCTTAAAACGTGACCATCGTAAATTAGGGCAGGAATTAAAACTTTTTAGTATTCAAGATTCTGCTGGTGGTGGTTTAGTGTTTTGGCATCCACGGGGGGCTAAAATTCGCTATATTATCGAAGATTACTGGCGCAAAGCCCATCTAGAATCAGGCTATGAATTACTTTACACTCCTCATGTAGCCAATCTAGATTTATGGAAAACATCTGGACATTTTGATTTCTATAAAGAGAGTATGTTTGACTCTATGGAAGTCGAAAATCAGGCTTATCAAATCAAGCCCATGAACTGTCCATTTCATGTTTTGACTTATAAAGATGAACTTCATTCTTACCGAGAATTACCTTTGCGTTGGGCAGAATTAGGAACAGTTTACCGCTATGAACGTTCGGGGGCATTGCATGGGTTGATGAGAGTGCGAGGCTTTACCCAAGATGATGCTCACGTTTTTTGTTTGCCCGATCAAATATCTGATGAAATTTTGAGGGTTTTAAATCTGATACAGCAGATTTTATCTGATTTTGGATTTAAGGATTATGAGGTTAATCTTTCAACTCGTCCAGAAAAATCAGTGGGAGAAGATGAAGTTTGGGAATTAGCAACAGATGCTTTAATTGAGGCATTAAATACTAAAGGCTGGAATTATATTGTCGATGAAGGTGGTGGTGCTTTTTATGGTCCAAAAATTGATATTAAAATCAAAGATGCAATTGGTCGCTTGTGGCAATGTTCCACCATTCAGGTAGATTTTAACTTACCTGAGCGCTTTGATCTGGAGTACGTTGCGGCTGATGGCATCAGAAAACGACCAATTATGATTCACCGGGCGATTTTTGGCTCTTTAGAACGCTTTTTTGGGATTTTAATTGAAAATTATGCAGGTGATTTTCCTTTGTGGTTAGCACCAGTACAAGTGCGATTATTACCTGTGAGTGAGGAAGCGCGAGATTATGCTTTGTCAGTAGTCAATACTTTGAAACAAGCTGGTTTTCGAGCAGAAATTGACCAAAGTGGAGATCGTTTAGGAAAAATAATTCGTACAGCCGAATTAGAAAAAATCCCGGTTGTTGCTGTAATTGGCAAGAAAGAAATTGAAACCCAAACTCTGAGCGTTAGAAGCAGAATGGCTGGTGATTTGGGAACAATCAATCTGGCTGAGTTACAGCAGAAAATGCAACAAGTAATTGAGAGTAAGAATTCTTTTTAA
- a CDS encoding RNA-guided endonuclease InsQ/TnpB family protein, translating to MSHKVVQVRLYPSQEQQIQLAQAFGCARWWWNYALNKSIETYKETGKGLTRAALNAFLPTLKKAEDTIWLADCYSQVLQATTLNLTTAYKNFFEKRAGFPKFKSRHGKQSVQYPQNVKIVDGNIKLPGNIGIIKAKIHRLIEGKIKTVTVSKTPSGKYLASILTEIDGGNPVISEGKIYGIDLGLKHFAVVTDGEKISKYDNPKHLAKYEKNLKRKQKKLARKQKGSNSRNRYRKVVAKVYERVSNSRQDFLHKLSYKLVSDSQAVIVENLHVKGMVRNHKLAKSISDAGWGTFTNFLAYKLERKGGKLVEIDRWFPSSKLCSNCFYQVSEMPLEVREWTCPHCGTHHDRDGNAAINIRAEGIRMIKAEGSAVSAVGGEVSPKLGRKSRFGHSPVITEADTVLGTPSQCR from the coding sequence GTGTCACATAAGGTAGTACAAGTTCGTTTATATCCGTCACAAGAACAGCAAATTCAATTAGCTCAAGCTTTTGGCTGCGCTCGTTGGTGGTGGAATTATGCCCTAAATAAGTCAATTGAGACTTATAAAGAAACAGGGAAAGGGCTTACTCGTGCAGCACTCAACGCATTTCTCCCGACCCTCAAAAAAGCAGAAGATACTATTTGGTTGGCTGATTGTTATAGCCAAGTTTTACAAGCTACAACACTGAATCTAACCACCGCATACAAAAACTTCTTTGAGAAACGTGCTGGATTCCCTAAGTTCAAATCTCGGCACGGAAAACAGTCTGTTCAGTATCCTCAGAACGTCAAAATTGTCGATGGTAATATCAAACTTCCAGGCAACATTGGAATAATCAAAGCCAAAATACATCGGCTAATTGAGGGGAAAATAAAGACTGTAACTGTTAGCAAAACGCCTTCTGGCAAATACCTTGCCTCTATCTTGACTGAAATAGATGGCGGGAATCCAGTTATTTCAGAAGGTAAAATATATGGGATTGATCTAGGGTTGAAACATTTCGCTGTTGTAACCGATGGTGAAAAGATATCCAAATACGATAACCCTAAACACCTTGCCAAGTACGAAAAGAACCTCAAGCGTAAACAAAAAAAGTTAGCCCGTAAACAAAAAGGGAGTAACTCGAGAAATAGATATAGAAAAGTTGTTGCCAAAGTGTACGAACGGGTTAGTAACTCCAGGCAGGATTTTCTACATAAACTTAGTTATAAGTTGGTCAGCGATAGCCAAGCTGTCATAGTAGAGAATCTTCATGTCAAAGGCATGGTACGTAATCACAAATTGGCGAAATCAATATCTGATGCAGGGTGGGGAACATTTACCAACTTTTTAGCCTATAAGCTAGAACGCAAGGGTGGAAAGTTGGTTGAAATTGATAGATGGTTTCCCAGTTCTAAACTCTGCTCTAATTGTTTCTATCAAGTAAGTGAGATGCCTTTAGAGGTGAGGGAGTGGACTTGTCCTCATTGTGGCACTCATCATGATAGAGATGGAAATGCAGCCATAAATATTAGAGCCGAAGGCATCAGAATGATAAAGGCGGAAGGTTCAGCCGTCTCTGCTGTAGGAGGGGAAGTCAGTCCTAAACTTGGACGAAAGTCTAGGTTTGGGCATTCCCCCGTGATTACAGAAGCCGACACTGTACTTGGTACTCCAAGTCAGTGTAGGTAG
- a CDS encoding DUF924 family protein — MSQPNNILDFWFGSPTQPEYGKPQRFWFNKQPEFDNELRTRFQQDYEQAAAGNLEDWKNNSEACLALILLLDQFPRNMFRNTPQAFATDPKAVVTAETAISKGYDQQLLTVQRWFIYLPFEHSENIQHQEKAVKLFQQLSNDTESQSTIDYAIRHLEIIQRFGRFPHRNEILGRISTSEEKEFLKQPGTSL; from the coding sequence ATGTCACAACCAAATAACATCTTAGATTTTTGGTTTGGTAGTCCCACTCAACCGGAATACGGGAAACCTCAAAGATTTTGGTTTAACAAACAACCAGAATTCGACAACGAACTCCGTACCCGGTTCCAGCAAGATTATGAACAAGCAGCAGCAGGCAACCTTGAAGACTGGAAAAATAACTCAGAAGCCTGTTTAGCTCTAATCTTGCTCCTAGATCAATTTCCCCGCAACATGTTTCGCAACACACCACAAGCATTTGCAACCGATCCTAAAGCAGTTGTCACAGCCGAAACAGCTATTTCCAAGGGGTACGATCAACAATTGCTAACTGTGCAACGCTGGTTTATTTATTTACCATTTGAACACAGTGAAAACATTCAACATCAAGAAAAAGCTGTAAAACTATTCCAACAGCTAAGTAATGATACTGAAAGTCAAAGTACGATAGATTATGCTATTCGTCATCTGGAAATTATTCAACGCTTTGGGCGTTTTCCCCATCGCAACGAAATTTTAGGAAGAATTTCGACCAGTGAAGAAAAAGAATTTTTAAAACAACCCGGAACATCTTTGTGA
- a CDS encoding bifunctional serine/threonine-protein kinase/formylglycine-generating enzyme family protein, whose translation MQLWTTGQTLKNGRFIVQKVLGGGGFGVTYSVLEPKTNKLFAIKTLNPINQSQGDFANKQEQFVNEALRLRGCQHPHIVKVYEVIQEAGLWGMVMEYIQGDDLGIYVDKHGQLSEDEALRYINQVGEALEYVHQQGFLHRDVKPNNIILRQGKQAAEKEAVLIDFGLAREFTIGQTLSMTNSKTQGYAPIEQYERQGRFTAATDVYALAATLYSLLTTEVPFPANFRKQGIPLPPPKQFNSSISDRVNDAIIKGMALEAQDRPQTVREWLKLVMLGSANSPIPLQKFQFEYANINRNLKITRYPAEAEFFTEDLGGGVKLEMVYIPGGTFIMGSPENEAKRSDCESPQHKVTIQPFFMGKYTITQKQWAAVANFPQVKINLDPDPAHFKGGNRSVEQISWNQAIEFCARLSQHCQSYSRNYRLPSEAEWEYACRAGTTTPFHFGETIATDLANYYGNYTYGNAPEGEYRQKTTEVGQFPANAFGLYDMHGNVYEWCEDDWHDNYNSAPSDGRVWLIGNNNHSKCLRGGSWYVNPELCRSAYRGYSHACDSFNFIIGFRIVCGVGRTFP comes from the coding sequence ATGCAACTGTGGACAACCGGACAAACCCTCAAAAACGGCAGATTCATCGTGCAAAAAGTTCTTGGTGGTGGTGGATTTGGTGTCACCTACAGCGTATTAGAACCGAAAACAAATAAATTATTCGCCATTAAAACCCTCAACCCCATCAACCAAAGTCAAGGTGACTTCGCAAACAAGCAAGAACAATTCGTCAACGAAGCATTACGGTTACGAGGTTGTCAGCATCCCCACATAGTTAAAGTCTATGAAGTCATCCAGGAAGCAGGATTGTGGGGAATGGTGATGGAATATATTCAAGGGGATGATTTAGGGATTTATGTTGATAAGCACGGGCAATTATCAGAAGATGAAGCCCTACGGTATATCAACCAAGTGGGAGAAGCTTTAGAATATGTCCATCAACAAGGCTTTTTACACCGGGATGTCAAGCCCAATAATATTATTTTGCGTCAGGGGAAACAAGCAGCCGAAAAAGAAGCTGTATTGATTGACTTTGGACTTGCCCGTGAGTTTACCATTGGTCAAACCCTCAGCATGACCAATTCTAAAACACAAGGTTATGCACCAATAGAGCAGTATGAAAGGCAAGGACGTTTTACTGCTGCGACTGATGTTTATGCTTTAGCTGCGACGTTATATAGTTTATTGACTACAGAAGTTCCTTTTCCAGCTAATTTTCGCAAACAAGGTATTCCCCTGCCACCTCCAAAACAGTTTAATTCCAGTATTAGCGATCGCGTAAATGATGCGATTATCAAAGGAATGGCATTGGAAGCACAAGATAGACCGCAGACGGTTCGAGAATGGTTAAAATTGGTAATGCTGGGTAGTGCGAATTCTCCAATTCCTCTACAAAAATTTCAATTTGAATATGCCAACATAAATCGAAATCTCAAAATTACCCGCTATCCCGCAGAAGCAGAATTTTTCACAGAGGATTTAGGTGGGGGTGTAAAGCTGGAAATGGTGTACATCCCTGGTGGTACTTTTATCATGGGTTCACCAGAAAATGAAGCAAAACGATCGGATTGTGAAAGTCCACAACACAAAGTAACTATACAGCCCTTTTTCATGGGGAAATATACCATTACCCAGAAACAATGGGCAGCAGTGGCTAATTTTCCCCAAGTAAAAATTAATTTAGATCCTGATCCTGCACACTTCAAAGGTGGTAATCGATCAGTTGAGCAAATATCTTGGAATCAAGCGATCGAGTTTTGTGCCAGATTATCTCAGCATTGTCAAAGTTACAGCCGAAACTATCGCTTACCTAGCGAAGCCGAATGGGAATATGCTTGTCGTGCTGGAACCACTACCCCATTCCACTTTGGTGAGACAATTGCAACGGATTTGGCAAATTACTATGGCAATTATACTTACGGCAATGCACCAGAAGGAGAATATAGACAGAAAACAACAGAAGTAGGACAATTTCCTGCCAATGCTTTCGGTTTATACGACATGCATGGAAATGTATATGAATGGTGTGAGGATGATTGGCACGACAACTACAATTCAGCACCATCAGATGGTCGAGTTTGGTTAATTGGTAATAATAATCATTCCAAGTGTCTGCGCGGTGGTTCCTGGTACGTCAATCCTGAACTCTGCCGTTCTGCGTACCGTGGCTACAGCCATGCGTGCGACAGTTTCAACTTCATTATTGGTTTTCGTATTGTTTGTGGGGTCGGGAGGACTTTTCCTTAG
- a CDS encoding CocE/NonD family hydrolase, whose protein sequence is MLNILPKQIHSMYTRDGIKLDADVYVPDAKGKFPVLLMRQPYGREIASTVVYAHPTWYAAQGYIVVIQDVRGRGTSQGEFKLFANEIQDGEDTVNWAANLPYSNGKVGMYGFSYQGMTQLYAAAAKPPALKAICPAMIGYDLYSDWAYEGGGFCLQTNLAWALQLATETAQLKHDQQTYQQLATAARNLPLSDAIPNYPKILKDCALESFYHDWVTLPQSDTYWQQLSPKNYLQDVDLPMFHIGGWFDTYLRGTLNLYKAIAFRSKHRQQLVIGPWAHIPWGRKVGAIDFGLNAISPIDQMQIAWFDEYLKDGKTNLPDFPPIWLFEMGSNLWQGYEKLENKTHKKLFLSSTGLANIQEDNGVISSVLPNNYSCDVIVHDPWRPVPSLGGHAGIPAGVFERSHLDSRSDILTYTTPPLTEDLHLLGEVVVEVYCDADKPSFDLSAILSEVHSDGRVYNLTQGYLNCENGLNRTLRRIQLQTTCAKISQGNSLRLSLSAACFPAYAMNSGTGIEISKAKAIDSQIITITVHCGGEYPSQIHLPSEF, encoded by the coding sequence ATGTTAAACATACTTCCCAAACAAATTCATTCAATGTATACCCGCGACGGGATAAAACTTGATGCGGATGTATATGTTCCCGATGCCAAAGGAAAATTTCCAGTATTACTAATGCGTCAACCTTACGGCAGAGAAATTGCATCAACAGTAGTTTATGCACATCCTACTTGGTATGCAGCCCAAGGCTACATCGTAGTGATTCAAGATGTTCGGGGACGAGGCACTTCACAAGGAGAATTTAAGTTATTTGCTAATGAAATTCAAGACGGAGAAGATACAGTAAATTGGGCTGCAAATTTACCTTATAGTAATGGCAAAGTTGGGATGTATGGCTTTTCCTACCAAGGAATGACACAATTATATGCAGCAGCCGCAAAACCACCAGCTTTAAAAGCAATTTGTCCGGCTATGATTGGTTATGATTTATATAGTGATTGGGCATATGAAGGTGGAGGATTTTGCTTACAAACTAACTTGGCTTGGGCTTTACAGTTAGCAACAGAAACCGCCCAACTAAAGCATGATCAACAAACTTATCAACAACTAGCTACAGCAGCCAGAAATTTACCTTTGTCTGATGCTATTCCTAACTATCCAAAGATATTGAAAGATTGCGCTTTAGAATCTTTTTATCATGATTGGGTGACACTTCCCCAAAGTGATACTTATTGGCAACAATTATCGCCCAAAAATTATCTTCAAGATGTAGACTTACCAATGTTTCATATTGGTGGGTGGTTTGATACCTATCTGCGGGGAACTTTAAATTTATATAAAGCGATCGCGTTCCGCAGCAAACACAGACAACAATTAGTTATTGGACCCTGGGCACATATTCCTTGGGGTAGGAAAGTGGGTGCTATAGACTTCGGACTCAATGCCATCAGCCCAATTGATCAAATGCAAATAGCCTGGTTTGACGAATATCTCAAAGATGGCAAAACCAACTTACCAGATTTCCCCCCTATTTGGTTATTTGAGATGGGGAGTAACCTTTGGCAAGGTTACGAGAAATTAGAAAATAAAACTCACAAAAAGCTATTTTTGTCAAGCACCGGATTAGCAAATATCCAGGAAGACAACGGTGTCATCAGTAGCGTACTCCCAAATAATTATTCCTGTGATGTCATTGTCCATGATCCTTGGCGACCAGTACCAAGTTTAGGAGGACACGCAGGAATCCCCGCTGGAGTATTTGAGCGATCGCATCTTGATTCCCGCTCTGATATTTTGACATATACCACCCCACCACTCACGGAAGACTTACATTTATTAGGTGAAGTTGTAGTGGAAGTTTATTGCGATGCTGATAAACCCAGCTTTGATTTATCAGCAATACTTAGTGAAGTCCATAGCGATGGTAGAGTTTACAATCTGACACAGGGTTATTTAAATTGTGAAAACGGCTTAAATCGAACCCTCAGACGCATTCAGCTACAAACAACATGTGCAAAAATTAGTCAGGGTAACTCCTTAAGATTAAGCCTTAGCGCCGCCTGTTTTCCTGCTTATGCCATGAATTCGGGAACTGGAATAGAAATTAGCAAAGCCAAAGCCATCGACTCGCAAATCATCACCATCACAGTACATTGCGGAGGTGAATATCCCTCTCAAATTCATTTGCCTTCAGAATTTTAG
- a CDS encoding SRPBCC family protein, whose translation MSAFYTSNSTSTNLGMDWSQEQQNRIMQGEIIVEVRSHTAWGGAVTAWMYVPLKRSHVWQQLTDYPRWVQYFPDVTKSEVLQRGEVKRLYQAAQKAFLLFSAQVEIYLNVVEEIGQKIQFRLEKGHFHDFTANLELQDCENGTIVKYAVQATPMIPVPSFFIQQAMNFELPANMRKMRQVLCKGL comes from the coding sequence ATGTCAGCATTTTATACATCAAACTCGACAAGTACAAACTTAGGAATGGATTGGAGTCAGGAACAGCAAAATCGGATCATGCAAGGTGAGATTATAGTGGAAGTGCGATCGCACACAGCATGGGGTGGTGCAGTTACAGCTTGGATGTATGTACCGTTGAAGCGATCGCATGTTTGGCAACAACTCACCGACTACCCACGTTGGGTACAATACTTCCCCGATGTCACCAAAAGCGAAGTTTTACAGCGTGGAGAAGTCAAACGTCTATACCAAGCAGCACAAAAAGCCTTCCTACTTTTCAGCGCTCAAGTTGAAATTTATCTCAACGTCGTCGAAGAAATTGGTCAAAAAATCCAATTCCGTCTCGAGAAAGGTCACTTTCACGATTTTACTGCCAATTTAGAACTGCAAGACTGTGAAAATGGCACCATCGTTAAGTATGCCGTTCAAGCAACCCCCATGATCCCCGTCCCATCATTTTTTATTCAGCAAGCAATGAACTTTGAATTGCCAGCCAATATGCGTAAAATGCGACAGGTGCTTTGTAAAGGTCTTTAA